CGAAAATGGAAATCCTCCTTTAGCAAGGGCAAAAAAAGAAGATTGGAATATATTTAAGGGTGATAAAATGGAATTTAGTACTATGCCTGGATGGGCAGGATCATCATGGTATTTCCTGAGATTTATGGACCCTAATAATGACTCCGAATTTGTTAATAAAGCAAAAGCTGATTACTGGAAACAGGTAGATTTATATGTAGGGGGTGCTGAACATTCGGTTGGCCATTTATTATATTCGCGATTTTGGACAAAGTTTTTATTTGATAAAAACTATATTGATTTTGACGAGCCTTTTAAAAAACTAATAAACCAAGGCATGATTCTAGGTAGATCCAGTTTTGTTTATCGAATAAAAGAAACAAATACATTTGTTACTGTTGAAAAAAAAGACCAATACGAAACTAGTAAAATTCATGTAGATATTGAACTTGTTGAAAATGACATTTTGAATATTGAAAAATTTAAAAATTGGCGATCTGAATATAAAAACACCAAATTTATTCTTAATCAAGACAATAATTATGTGTGTAGTTATGAAATTGAAAAAATGTCCAAATCCAAATATAACACACAAAACCCTGATGATTTAATTAATCAATTTGGAGCTGACACGTTAAGAATGTATGAAATGTTTTTAGGTCCAATAGAGCAATTTAAACCATGGGATATCAAAGGGATTAATGGTGTCCACAATTTTATAAAAAAATTATGGCGGTTAGTAAATAATCCGAATTTGTCAAACTCAAGCCCCAGTCACGAAGAATATAAAATTATCCACATATGCATTAAAAAGATAACAAATGATTTAAAAAGGTACTCGTTTAATACTGTAGTAAGCCATTTAATGATTTGTTTAAATGACCTTACAAAGATTGGTTGTTATAAAAAAGAAATTATTGAATTATTTGTTATTTTACTTTCACCATATGCACCATTTATTTCAGCGGAAATATGGCAAATACTTGGCAATAAAAACTTAATTAATGACGCTAAATGGCCGGTCCACGACGAAAAGTATTTGCTGGAAAACACTAGTAATTATGCGGTTTCATTTAATGGTAAAGTTCGCTTTAATATAGAGCTGGATAGTAATTTGTCAAAAGAAGAAATTCAAAATTATATATTAAAATATCCCAAAACTGAAAACTACGTAAAATCTAAATCAATAAATCGAATTATTATTGTTCCAAAAAAAATAATTAACATAGTTTTTGACTAAAAACATGTGTTTTTTTTAAAAAATGAGCGAAAATGAATTAAAAATGAGCGAAAATGAATTAAAAATGAGCGAAAATGAATTAAAAATGANGAAAAAAAATTTAAAAAAAACTTTGTTTTTATTTATTTTTATCGTGTTTTTTTTATTTTTTAGCCAAAAAAACACTGCTTTTAATAAGTTTTACCCCCTTTTAGACGAAAAAATTAAAATTAATTCAAAGAAAGCTGCATTTCTAAGCGGAGAAAAATTAAACTACAAAATCACATACGGGCGAAAAAATAAAAAAACCGGAGCACTAACTGCTGCAAACGCACACCTAAGTGTCATAGACACAATTTATAATAATAAAGCTGCGTATTTTTTAAATGCATTTGGGAAAACCACTAAACTATTCAGCCTTTTTATGAAAGTCGAACACCACTATAGTTCTATAATTGACACTGCTAACCTAAACACAATGTGGTATTCTATGGATATAAAAGAAGGAAAATACTATCAAAAAACACAACTAAGGCTTAAAGCTGATTCATTATTAACAACACAAAACAATGATTTACTTGGCTTAGGATACAGACTTCGCAAAACAGAAAATTTAAAAAGTCAAATTGGAGATACAATATTTTTTGATTACCATTACCAAGACCGATACTATAAATCTCATTTAAAAATCATNAAAGAGGAAATAATCAAAACAAAATTTGGAAAAATTAAAGCTTTGAAATTGTCCCCTCTACTGGAAAAAGGTAGAGTATTTAAAAGTGAATCTGGAGCGTTTATCTGGGTAAGCTCTGATAATATGCGCATTCCACTAAAAATAGAATTACCAGTACTTGTGGGGTCTATTTATGTTAGTCTTGATTCTTATCAAAACACTTTGTTTTATTTCTAGGTTTAATTTATTATTTATACTATCTTTTTAATGTATTACTACAATAATGGAAGATAAAAAACTACTTGAAAAGATAAAGCTTCTAGCTGACAAATACTCAGCAACTGGACAGGACCTGTATTCATATCTTGATGGACTACTATATTCCGATTATGTTGGATACTGGAACTATATTAAATTAGACACCCTGTTGTCCTTGCAAAAACCTAAAACTGACTTTCCTGATGAGCAAATATTTATAATATACCATCAAATAACTGAACTATATTTAAAATTATGTCTTAATGAGATCGAACATATAAATAAAAATGGTAGAAATGTGCTAGACACAGGTGAGGATCTAGGCTGGAAGAAAAGTCTGAAATTAGATTTATTTATAGAGAAAATGAAAAGACTGAACCGATATCTAAATAAGATGATAGAATCATTTGATATTATGATTGAAGGAATGGAGAAAGAACAGTTCTTAAAGTTTCGAATGGCTTTACTACCAAGTAGCGGCTTCCAAAGTGTTCAATTTAGAATGCTCGAAATAAGATCTACATATCTTCAAAATCTTTCAAACAAGTCTAACGTTAAAAAAACACTTAATGAGGAATATGATAATTTATACTGGAAAAGTGGGGCTAATGAATTATCAACTGGCAAAAAAACATATACCCTAAAACAATTTGAAAGACAATATAATGAAAGACTATTGAAACTATGTAATAAGATGAGTTCAAGAAATATTTTAGCCAAATACAACGAGCTTTCAAAAAAAGACAAGGAAAATAAAAAGTTAATTAGTTTACTAAGAGAGTTCGACGTCAATGTTAATGTTAATTGGAAATTAGCACATTATAAATCTGCNATCAAGCATCTTAAAAATAAAAATAAATTTATAGACGCAACAGGAGGCACTAATTGGCAGTCATATTTACCACCTAAATTTCAAAAGATCATTTTCTTCCCAATCCTTTGGTCAGATAAAGAAAAAGAAGAGTGGGGGAAATCGTGGATAGAATCAAGTATTAAATAAATGAGACTAAGTTATCTTTGCATACTAATCTTAATTATTACCGCTTGTAAAACGAGTGTCAAAAAAAAAGATCCTAAAGTATATAATGCTACGCTTGAGATAGAGAAAAACNTATATTACAATATTGACACTACAAATTTATTTATTATAAATAAAACTGTACAAAAGAATGAGAATGTAGGAGAAATACTAAATAGAAATAATGTTGACTTTGTTCAAATTGATAAGATTGCTAAATTATCTAAAGGTGTTTTTGATCTCAGAAATGTTAAAGCAGGAGCTAAATACACAATTATATTTGCTGACACTGCTTTTACCATCCCGAAACATTTTATATATGAGATAAATAAAGTTGATTTTTTAGTTGCTAACTTACTAGATACTACAAATGTATATATCGATCACAAAGAGCTTACAATTAAAGAAAAAACGGGATCTGGTATAATTAACTCATCATTATGGTATGCAATGGAAGAAAGCAATTTGTCAGCAAAACTTGTAAACATCTTTGCTGACGAAATATATCCATGGACGATAGATTTTTTTAGAATAAACCCAGGTGACAAATTCAAAGTCATTTATGATGCGAAATACGTCGATGGGGAATTTATTGGAGTAGGCAAAGTTCATGCTGCTGTTTTTCATACAAACAATAAAGAATACTATGCATTTGCATTTAATGAACTAGGGGAATTTGATGACTATTTTGATGAGTCTGGTAATAACTTAAGAAAGTTTTTTCTTAAAGCCCCCGTATCATTTACCCGTATCTCGTCTAGATTCACAACGAAAAGAAAGCATCCCGTAACAGGAAGGTGGAAAGGTCACTTTGGAACAGATTTCGCCGCACCCATTGGAACTCCAATATACAGTACGGCAGATGGTGAAGTGATTGAAGTATCATATAATCGATATAATGGCTACTATGTAAAAATACGTCACAATTCAACATATACAACCCAGTATTTACATATGGATAAGTCAAGTAAAAAAATATGGTCTAAAAATAATATCAAAAAAGGCAAGCGCGTTTCCCAAGGAGTGGATATAATAGGCTATGTAGGGCGATCTGGCCAAGCCACGGGTCCTCACGTTTGTTACCGATTTTGGAAGAATGGAAAGCAAGTAGATCCATTTAAAACAAAACTTCCTGATTCTAAACCAGTGAATCAGTCTAAAAAAGAAGAATTTGAGACTGTTAAAAATAATTGGATTGGAAAACTTAAAACTATTAATTATCCAAATGAATACTTTGATNTAGATTCAATTAATGCCATATCCTTAAAGTCGGCATTCAAAACTAATCAATCCAATCTCCATGTTCTTTAATGAGGGATATTAATTCGTTTATGGCATCATCTGTAGGAATATTTTTTTTTACCACCTCTTTTTGTTTATATAAACTAATCTTGCCTGGACCGGTCCCTACATAGCCATAATCTGCATCAGCCATTTCTCCAGGTCCATTGACAATGCAGCCCATTACACCAATCTTTAATCCTTTGAGATGGCCGGTAGCCGCTCTAATTTTTGCAGTGGTTTGCTCCAAATCAAATAAAGTTCTCCCACAAGAGGGACAAGATATATATTCAGTTTTTGAAATTCTAGTACGAGTTGCTTGTAAAATATCAAATCCGAGTTGATTGACTTCACGTTTACTACAGTTGTTTTTGGCTACAATAAAAACTCCATCACCCAATCCATCTAATAAAAGACTGCCAATATCAATAGATGATTCTATTTGCAATATATTTTTAGATAAATTATTATATGAGCGACTAATAATTATTGGATTTAAAATACTATTATTCATTAACNTAACAAACATCTTTCTTTGTTCAAAAATAACATTACTCTGATTAGCCTCAATTAATAAAACAGCTGTTGAATCTATCTTTAATTTAGATATTAAGTCTGTATTTAGATCATGTAAACAAACGCATATAATGTTTAGAAAATTAGATAGTTTAGAAGCATTCAAATATTCATAAGCTGATAAAACTGGGTAGCCCTTTTTATGGCTTTGCCATGTTTTATAATTGTAAAGCAACCTCAAAGTACCAGGGATCTCAAAACCTATATCATTATCACCTAAAAATAAATAGTCACAAGCCGCATCGCTAATTGTCCACTTATCTAGTATTGCAGAGTATCTATATCCAACCGAAATTAAATTATCTACATCTATCTTTTTTGGACTTGAAAAATCAGAAATTACAATTGGACTATTATTGCCTCCAATATTAAAAATTGAAAATGAATTTCGTTTTGCATAAGCAAAAGGATTAATAGGGTTTTGCTTAACCTCTTTAAAATTTATGTGATCTTTTTTATTATCAATATACTGTGTTATTAGTTTTGCTGTAGGAATTTCATTTTCGGGTGCTTCTGTTAATGAAACTCTAATAGTATCACCAATGCCATCCATTAAAAGTGATCCTATTCCTATTGCAGACTTTATTCTACCATCATCACCTTCTCCAGCCTCTGTAACTCCTAAGTGCAAAGGATAAAACATATTTTCTTTTCTCATTTTATTAACAAGTAGTCGGTATGCCTGAATCATAATAATCGGATTACTTGCCTTCATGGAAAGAATTATTTGATTATAATTGTATTTTTCACAAATACGAACAAACTCTAGAGCAGACTCAACCATACCTAATGGTGTATCGCCATATTGCGACATGATTCTATCCGATAAAGACCCGTGATTAGTACCTATTCGCATAGCTGTACAATGAGTTTTACAAACTTCTATAAGTGGCACTATTTTTTCTTCTATCCTTTTTAACTCATCNTGATACTGGGTATGAGAATAATTATGCGTTTTAAATCTTTTTTTATCTGAAAAATTGCCTGGATTAATTCTCACTTTTTCTACAATTTTTGCAGCTTCAATAGCAGCATTTGGAGTAAAGTGTATATCAGCAATCAATGGATGGCNATAACCCTTTTTAATTAATGAGTTTTTAATATTATATAAATTTCTAGCATCTTTAATACTCGGAGCTGTTAATCTAATGAGTTCAGCACCCGCTTTAATTAAACTAATTACCTGATTTACAGATGCCTCCGTATCCATTGTATCTGTTGTTGTCATTGACTGTATCCTAATTGGATTACTGCCCCCAATTCCAACCTCACCCACTAAAACCTCATGGGTTTTTAAGCGTGAGTAATTTGTAATGCTATTACAATAGCTAGTCTTTGTCCAATTCAATTTATTCAACTTTTTTAAGATTAAAAATTATTGGTCTACTTGGGGATGCATCATTTTCAAAAGGCACAAATTGAAGATTCAATAGAAATAAGCCATCTTTTATTAATTCAGAAACATATATTAGCTCTGTAATTGTGCAATCAATTCTTGGTTGTTTAGGATATCTCCAAAAAGCTTTATGCCCCTCTAAAGCTCCTCCATCTTTTTCCTTATCAATAGAGGGTAAATCTACTAATAAATGTTTTATTCCTATATCTACAATGTATTCTATAGCTGATTTTAAAAAGTATGGAGGGTTGGTATTTGAATAATTTTTAGATTTCTTAAGATCACTATTTGGTAATGTTCTAATTATTAAAGTATCTATATTTTCGTCCTTACTCACCAACTTTTGAATGCTCTCTTTGTTTATTACAAAATCCGAATTTATATTTACTGGCTTCATTGATATAAGCTTTGAGACAAAAAAGAATTTTGTTAAATTGTCATTTAATGACTCTTTTCTGGACGAAATATGGCCTATAGATTCCGTATGAGTACCATGTGCATGAGGGTTGAAATGTATATTATTAAAATTAACTGGAGCTCCTTCATTTACATCAGCAACCCAATCAACCGTAGAAACAGGTGATATTTTTAAGTTTGGAACGTGCCATGCTAATACACTATTTGAATGCATAGGTATAGAGAGATCTAAAGGATTATCTAAATCCGCTAAATACTCTATATTATTATGATAAATAGTCGTTTTCATATTTAATTTGTTAAATTAAAAATAATTGAGATGAAATACTATCCGCAAATAATATTCCTTTTTTAGTAAGATGTAATATATTTTCTTTTCTTGTAAAAAAACCTGCTCTTTCCAACTTCGATGATTCATTAATAAATTGTTTATATTCCTCATAAGTCATATTATCTGAAAAAAACTGTAAGTCTAATCCACTAAATGTTCTTACACTTGTAAGAATATGCTCATTCATGATGTTTTTTTTAGTTAAAATTTCCTTTTCATAAAATACTTGATTTGTTTTTATTTTTTCACAATAAATCGAATTATTTTTTACATTCCACTGCCTGGATTTACCATTATATGAGTGGGCTGAAGGACCAATGCCTAAATAATAGGTTTTATTCCAATAATTTTTATTATGTTGAGATTGATAATTTTTAAAAGCAAAATTTGAAAACTCATAATGAATATATCCTGAATCAATTAAAATCTCACGAGCTTTTAAAAAATGCTTAACTCCTTGGTCAGGATCTAGTGGCTTACATTTATTATTCTTAATAAAATTAAATAAAGCTGTTTTTTTTTCGACTGTCAAGCAATAACATGAAATGTGTTGAATTTTATATTCTATTAATGTTTGCAAATTACGCGTCCATCCTTCGATGCTTAATTGTGGATATCCGTAGATTAAATCCGCATTAACATTTTTTATGTTTGATTCTCTTATAAGGTCCAATGCATCAAGTGCCTGTTTACTATTGTGGGCACGATTCATGAATTTTAGATCCTCATCAAAGAAAGACTGAATACCAATACTCAGTCTATTGACACCACAAGTTTGCCACTCACGTAATTTGTTTAATGAAACATCCTCAGGGTTGACCTCAATAGTACATTCAAATTCCTTATCAATATTATAATTGCTTTTAATTAATTTAAGAATATCAACAATATAATCAACAGGAATAATGGATGGTGTACCGCCTCCAAAATAAACTGTATTAATAGTTTGACCCTCTAAATAATTTTTTTGAATAGTTAGCTCTTTTTTTATACAACTTATAACAGTACGCAAATTTTTTAGTGATGTGGAAAAATGAAAGTCACAATAGTGGCACGCCTGTGAACAAAATGGAATATGAATATATATTCCTGCCATAGCTACTTATTTAAAACTATTCTAATAATAGTCTCTTGATTTGGAGTAGATTTTAATAAACTTACATCTCCCTTATGATAATCTTTAATAATTCGCTTTACTAAAGATAGACCTAATCCCCATCCTCTTTTTTTTGATGTGAATCCTGGCTCAAAGATCTGCTTGGAAAGAGTTTTCTTAACGCCTCTACCATTATCAATGATATCAATAAAAATTGTTTTCTTATTTTCTATTATTTTAACCACAATTTTTCCAGTTTCATTAATTGCGTCCATAGAATTTTTAATAATATTTTCTATAACCCATTCAAATAAATCAAGATTTATTTTAGCATTAACTTGTGGAGAATTTGAAATCAATCTTATAGATATTTTTGAAGATGCTCGTTTTTGCATATAATTAATAGAACTATCTAAAACTGGAATTAAGTTAATCTTATTTAATTTTGGTAGAGAACCAATCTTAGAAAATCTAGATGCAATTACTGATAACCTTGACAAATCTTTTTCTATTTCAGATGTTACTGATTGTTCTATTTTATTTTCTTTTAAATACTCTAACCAGCCCAATAAAGATGAAAGGGGTGTCCCTATTTGGTGTGCTGATTCTTTAGCCATGCCTGTCCAAACCTTATTCTGTTCTGCAATCCTGGCATTACTAAAAGCAAAATATGCAATAATGATAAAAGCTGCTATAATCGACAAAATAAAAAAAGGAAAATTTTTTAAATTCTGTAGCAATCTTGAATCCTTATAATAGATGTATTCTTTAGTCCCATTTATTAATTCTATTTCAATTGGAAGATATTTTCTCTTCATTAGCTTGACCTGCTTTTGCAACTCATCTTCTGTGTGGGGCTTGTTAATATTTCTATGAGCAATTATATCTCCTAGTTCATTG
This sequence is a window from Flavobacteriales bacterium TMED191. Protein-coding genes within it:
- a CDS encoding DUF3108 domain-containing protein; protein product: MSENELKMSENELKMSENELKMXKKNLKKTLFLFIFIVFFLFFSQKNTAFNKFYPLLDEKIKINSKKAAFLSGEKLNYKITYGRKNKKTGALTAANAHLSVIDTIYNNKAAYFLNAFGKTTKLFSLFMKVEHHYSSIIDTANLNTMWYSMDIKEGKYYQKTQLRLKADSLLTTQNNDLLGLGYRLRKTENLKSQIGDTIFFDYHYQDRYYKSHLKIXKEEIIKTKFGKIKALKLSPLLEKGRVFKSESGAFIWVSSDNMRIPLKIELPVLVGSIYVSLDSYQNTLFYF
- a CDS encoding tryptophan 2,3-dioxygenase, with the translated sequence MEDKKLLEKIKLLADKYSATGQDLYSYLDGLLYSDYVGYWNYIKLDTLLSLQKPKTDFPDEQIFIIYHQITELYLKLCLNEIEHINKNGRNVLDTGEDLGWKKSLKLDLFIEKMKRLNRYLNKMIESFDIMIEGMEKEQFLKFRMALLPSSGFQSVQFRMLEIRSTYLQNLSNKSNVKKTLNEEYDNLYWKSGANELSTGKKTYTLKQFERQYNERLLKLCNKMSSRNILAKYNELSKKDKENKKLISLLREFDVNVNVNWKLAHYKSAIKHLKNKNKFIDATGGTNWQSYLPPKFQKIIFFPILWSDKEKEEWGKSWIESSIK
- the ispG gene encoding 4-hydroxy-3-methylbut-2-en-1-yl diphosphate synthase codes for the protein MNWTKTSYCNSITNYSRLKTHEVLVGEVGIGGSNPIRIQSMTTTDTMDTEASVNQVISLIKAGAELIRLTAPSIKDARNLYNIKNSLIKKGYXHPLIADIHFTPNAAIEAAKIVEKVRINPGNFSDKKRFKTHNYSHTQYXDELKRIEEKIVPLIEVCKTHCTAMRIGTNHGSLSDRIMSQYGDTPLGMVESALEFVRICEKYNYNQIILSMKASNPIIMIQAYRLLVNKMRKENMFYPLHLGVTEAGEGDDGRIKSAIGIGSLLMDGIGDTIRVSLTEAPENEIPTAKLITQYIDNKKDHINFKEVKQNPINPFAYAKRNSFSIFNIGGNNSPIVISDFSSPKKIDVDNLISVGYRYSAILDKWTISDAACDYLFLGDNDIGFEIPGTLRLLYNYKTWQSHKKGYPVLSAYEYLNASKLSNFLNIICVCLHDLNTDLISKLKIDSTAVLLIEANQSNVIFEQRKMFVXLMNNSILNPIIISRSYNNLSKNILQIESSIDIGSLLLDGLGDGVFIVAKNNCSKREVNQLGFDILQATRTRISKTEYISCPSCGRTLFDLEQTTAKIRAATGHLKGLKIGVMGCIVNGPGEMADADYGYVGTGPGKISLYKQKEVVKKNIPTDDAINELISLIKEHGDWID
- a CDS encoding cyclase family protein gives rise to the protein MKTTIYHNNIEYLADLDNPLDLSIPMHSNSVLAWHVPNLKISPVSTVDWVADVNEGAPVNFNNIHFNPHAHGTHTESIGHISSRKESLNDNLTKFFFVSKLISMKPVNINSDFVINKESIQKLVSKDENIDTLIIRTLPNSDLKKSKNYSNTNPPYFLKSAIEYIVDIGIKHLLVDLPSIDKEKDGGALEGHKAFWRYPKQPRIDCTITELIYVSELIKDGLFLLNLQFVPFENDASPSRPIIFNLKKVE
- the hemW gene encoding radical SAM family heme chaperone HemW; translation: MAGIYIHIPFCSQACHYCDFHFSTSLKNLRTVISCIKKELTIQKNYLEGQTINTVYFGGGTPSIIPVDYIVDILKLIKSNYNIDKEFECTIEVNPEDVSLNKLREWQTCGVNRLSIGIQSFFDEDLKFMNRAHNSKQALDALDLIRESNIKNVNADLIYGYPQLSIEGWTRNLQTLIEYKIQHISCYCLTVEKKTALFNFIKNNKCKPLDPDQGVKHFLKAREILIDSGYIHYEFSNFAFKNYQSQHNKNYWNKTYYLGIGPSAHSYNGKSRQWNVKNNSIYCEKIKTNQVFYEKEILTKKNIMNEHILTSVRTFSGLDLQFFSDNMTYEEYKQFINESSKLERAGFFTRKENILHLTKKGILFADSISSQLFLI
- a CDS encoding sensor histidine kinase, whose amino-acid sequence is MELKSSGHTSKLLVLLAFCIVATTLWYTNNLANKLKIEEQKKVALWAKATKELSDMNNSNYDVGFVFEVVNNNTTVPVIQVNELGDIIAHRNINKPHTEDELQKQVKLMKRKYLPIEIELINGTKEYIYYKDSRLLQNLKNFPFFILSIIAAFIIIAYFAFSNARIAEQNKVWTGMAKESAHQIGTPLSSLLGWLEYLKENKIEQSVTSEIEKDLSRLSVIASRFSKIGSLPKLNKINLIPVLDSSINYMQKRASSKISIRLISNSPQVNAKINLDLFEWVIENIIKNSMDAINETGKIVVKIIENKKTIFIDIIDNGRGVKKTLSKQIFEPGFTSKKRGWGLGLSLVKRIIKDYHKGDVSLLKSTPNQETIIRIVLNK